The genomic DNA CCACCTTCAAGGCATTTGCACGGGCAACCCGGATGGCGATCGAGGTAGACCCCCGGCGATCGAATTTGATTCCCAGCTCGAAGGGCGTGCTGTAAGACCCCCTAGCCCGCTAAATTTGATCCCCCTGCCCCCCTCTAGTGTGGGACTAAATCTGGTGTCCAGGCTCAGCCTGGATGCTGCCCGGAGGCGGCTCTGCCGCAAATAGCGTGGGGGAGACAGTCGCTCTCTCGCAATGTAACTCAACGCGGAGTGTTAGAGCAGGAAGGAGGCAGAGCCTCCCTTAGGGTATTCCAACGCGGAGCATTGGAACGAGAAGAACGAGAAGAGAACGAGAAGAGAACGAGAAGAGAGGAAACAAAAAAGGGCAGGTAAAAACCTACCCCACACAAGAAAGTTTTCACGATTAGTCCAATCGCCCTACAGCGAGGACATCACTTCGCGAGCCGCCGCCAGAGTCCGATCGATATCTTCGTCGGTGTGCGCCAGGGAGGTAAATCCGGCTTCAAACTGGGAGGGAGCCAGATAAACGCCCTGCTCCAGCATTCCGCGATGGAAGCGACCAAATTTCGCCACGTCAGACTTCTTGGCATCCTCGAAGCTGTGAACCGGACCTTCGGCAAAGAAGAAGCCAAACATACCGCTAATTTGTCCGCCGCAGGCAGCATGACCCGTCTCCTGGGCGATCGCCAGCAGCCCGTCGGTGAGCTTCTTGGTCACGCGATCGAGGTATTCGTAGGTTCCGGGACGCTTCAGGAGTTCCAGGGTCTTGATGCCTGCCGTCATTGCCAGCGGGTTGCCAGATAACGTACCTGCCTGGTACATCGGACCTGCGGGAGCCACCATTTGCATAATGTCCTTCCGTCCGCCGTAGGCACCCACGGGCAGACCACCCCCAATCACCTTACCCATCGTCGTCAGGTCGGGGGTGATGCCAAATCGCTCCTGGGCACCGCCGTAGGCAATGCGGAATCCGGTCATCACTTCGTCAAAGACGAGCAGTGCGCCGTGTTCTTTGGTGAGTTCGCGCAGTCCTTCCAGAAATCCACCATCGGGGGGAATAAATCCGGCGTTACCGACAACAGGTTCCAGAATTACGCCTGCGATCTCGTTCGGATTTTCGGCGAAGAGGGCTTTGACGGCTTCCAGATCGTTGTAGGGCGCAGTCAGGGTGCTTGCTGTCGTGGATTTGGGCACACCGGGGGAGTCGGGCAGTCCCAGGGTTGCCACCCCCGATCCGGCTTTCACCAGGAACATATCCGCGTGTCCGTGGTAGCAGCCCTCAAACTTAATCATTTTTTCCCGTCCGGTGAATGCCCGCACCAGACGCAGGACTGCCATACAGGCTTCCGTCCCGGAGTTGACGAAGCGCACCATTTCTACGCTGGGTACGGCATCGATCACCATTTCTGCCAGCACGTTTTCCAGATAGCAGGGCGCACCAAAGCTGGTTCCCTTCACCAGGGCTTCCTGGAGGGCAGCAATCACTTCGGGATGGGCATGACCGCAGATCGCCGGACCCCAGCTTCCCACGTAGTCAATGTACTGGTTGCCGTCTACGTCCCACATGTAGGCTCCCTGGACGTGATCGAAGACGATCGGCTGTCCGCCCACGGATTTGAACGCTCGCACAGGGGAATTCACGCCACCCGGCATCAGCTTTTGGGCAGCCGCAAAAATTTCTTCTGATTTTGTCGTTTTAAGACGCGTAGT from Leptolyngbya ohadii IS1 includes the following:
- the hemL gene encoding glutamate-1-semialdehyde 2,1-aminomutase translates to MVTTRLKTTKSEEIFAAAQKLMPGGVNSPVRAFKSVGGQPIVFDHVQGAYMWDVDGNQYIDYVGSWGPAICGHAHPEVIAALQEALVKGTSFGAPCYLENVLAEMVIDAVPSVEMVRFVNSGTEACMAVLRLVRAFTGREKMIKFEGCYHGHADMFLVKAGSGVATLGLPDSPGVPKSTTASTLTAPYNDLEAVKALFAENPNEIAGVILEPVVGNAGFIPPDGGFLEGLRELTKEHGALLVFDEVMTGFRIAYGGAQERFGITPDLTTMGKVIGGGLPVGAYGGRKDIMQMVAPAGPMYQAGTLSGNPLAMTAGIKTLELLKRPGTYEYLDRVTKKLTDGLLAIAQETGHAACGGQISGMFGFFFAEGPVHSFEDAKKSDVAKFGRFHRGMLEQGVYLAPSQFEAGFTSLAHTDEDIDRTLAAAREVMSSL